The region GCGATCAGGTAAAGGCCCGCGCCAATGCGACCACAGCGACTACTCACATGGACTTTCGCGAGGTGCTCGACAACAACACCATCGACGCCGTCTTCATCGCCACGCCCGACCACTGGCACGTCCGCATCGCGACCGCCGCGCTCGGCGCGGGCAAAGACGTGTATCTCGAAAAGCCGGTGACCCACACGCTCGAAGAAGGAGCAACGCTGCAGAAGGCGGTTCGTTCCAGCAAGCAGGTTCTGCAGTGCGGCATGCAGCAAAGGAGCTGGAGCCACTTTCGCAATGCCGTCAATCTCATTCAGGGCGGCACGCTGGGTGAGGTAAGGCAGGTGCGGACCTACTGGTGGCAGAACTACGGCTTCAGCTGGGTGCCCAAGCCGATCGACGTGGCGCAGCTCGACTGGCACCAGTGGCTCGGCGGCGCACCCGACCAGCCCTTCTCGCTGGAGAAGTACTTTCGCTGGCGCTGGTTCTGGAACTTTGGCGGAGGCGCCATGACCGACCTTTTTGCCCACTGGATCGACGTCGTGCACTGGGCCATGAAGGAAGATGAGCCATCCATGGCATTCATGCTGGGTGACAAGTACACCTACAAGACGTGGGACTGCCCCGACACCATCCAGGCGGCCTTCCGCTATCCCGGCTTCGATGTCGTCTACGAGGGTATGATGGCCTCCTCCATCGACGATGGTGGGCTGGAGTTTCGCGGCACCGAGGCTACGCTCAAGATCAACCGCTCCGGTATGAGCGTCTATCACGAGGGCCTGAAGGGCGATCGCAACCCTGTCCTTAAAGAACAGAGCTTCGAGGACGGAACTATCGACCACATGAGGAACTTCTTCGAGTGCATGGGGAGCCGCAAGGATCCAAATGCTCCTGTCGAAGCTGGTATTGCCTGCGCGCGCGCCGGTCACATCGGCAACCTCGCCTTCCACCACGGCGGCAAAACCAACTGGCCGGTGGGCAACCGCAAAGGAGAATCCACATCATGACGTTGGCCAAAAATACGAAATCGGCAGTGATCCCCGGCATGCGCTATCGCGACTGTCCGGCTGCGATCGAATGGCTCTGCAAGGCTCTGGGATTCGAGAAGCATGCCGTCCACATGGAAGAAGACCTCGTAATGCACGCCCAGCTGAATTTTGGAAACGGCATGATCATGCTGGGTTCCGCCCAGAAGAAGCAGAACGATTACGCCAGATGGACAGCCATGCCGGATGAGGTCGGCGGGCGCGAGACCCGTAGTGTCTACCTGGTGGTAGACGATTGCGATGCGGCCTACGCGCAGGCAAAGGCGGCAGGCGCCGAGATGGTCTTCGATCTGGAAGAAAAGCCCTATGGGGGCAAGGGATTCACCTGTCGAGACCCGGAGGGATACCTGTGGCACGTCGGCAGCTACGATCCCTGGGGCTGAGTAGTTTTGATTCCAGGTATTGCCGGACAAAAAATGAGAAGGGCACGAAAATTCGTGCCCTTCTCATCAATCTCACCCGCTGACTCACATCTACTGCAACGGCTTGATGTCCCGCGCCCAGATGTTGCGGAAGCTGATCGGCTCGCTCTTGTCGCCGTGTGCCTGCAGCTTGATGGGAGCTTCGTCGTACTTCTTGTAGTAGGGCTTGCCCACATAAAGCGTCTGACCCTTCAGCTGGAAGTGGTTCTGCACCAGAACGCCGTTCATAAACACCGTGACGTAGGCCGGAGTCTCGACGGAGCCGTCTTCCTTAAATCGCGGCGCCGTCCAGACGATATCGTACGTCTGCCACTCGCCCGGCTTGCGTGCAGGGTTCGCCAGCGGAATGGCCTGCTTGTAGATGCTGCCCACCTGGCCGTTGGTGTAGGTCTTATTGTTGTAGTTGTCCAGCACCTGCAACTCGTAGCCCGCGTCACCTGGCCCGGTCGAGGCCAGAAAGACGCCGCTGTTGCCGCGCGCCTGGTCGCTTCCCGTAATGTCGGCCGGAATCCTCCACTCGACGTGCAGCTGATAATCCTTGAACTTCCTCTTGGTCTCGATGTTGCCGACGCCCTTTTCCTTGCTGACCGTCAGGATCCCGTCATGCACAACCCACTTTGCCGGTGTATGGTCCTGGGCCGAGACCCACTGGTCCTCATCCTTGCCATCAAACAGCACCACGGCATCCGAGGGCGGATCCGCATCCGTCTTGCCCGGCGTGACCACCGGAGGCACGGGCGAGTAGACCTCCGTGTCCTGATGCTTCATCGTGGCGTTTTCAGGAGGAACGCCCACCTGTTGTGCGGAGAGGGTGGCGGCAAACGTCAGGGCGGCGAATGAAGGTAACAGCTTCCATTTTTCAATACGCATAGGTGCTAACGAAGATACACCTGCGAAGGTTTACGTTGGTAGTACCTGGAGAACCTGCCGCCCCAGAAAAGTCATCTCCAGAGCCGCGTCGAATATCGAATCTTCGGCTCGGCTGCTTTAATCGCCTCACTGACCTTCGTGGCCACCGAAAAGCTCACCGCCATGGAAGCGGGTGCCCCATCTTCGACCGCGAAGCGGGCTAAGGTGGGTTCCAATCCTTCAGCCAACACCTCCGCCATCGCCAGGATCGGCCGCGACATGAAGCAGGGAATCGACTTCATCCTGCACCACGCCGCCCTTCTCTTCGTCATCCTCGCCATGGCAGCGGGAATATTCGTCCTCGGCTGCTTCGCCCCCCTCATCGCCGTCTACGTGCGCGACTCGCTGCACGCCTCCACCCGCGCCTTCGGCATCGTCGCCGCGATGATCGGCCTCGGCATGCTCATCGGAATCAACGGCCTCAACACCTTCGGCAAAAGCTTTCGGATACCCTGCAGGTCTACGGCGGACTCTGCGGCATCGCCGTCGGCCTCATCATCCTCACGCTGCTTCCGTACATCTGGTCGGCCATCGTCGGCAACCTGATCGTCGGCTTCTCGGTCGCCGGAATCATAGTGCCCTCGCAGACCCTCTTCCAGCAGGCCACCCCGCCGGAGCTGATGGGCCGCGTCGGCTCAACCTTCATGTCCATCATCTTCGCCGCCCAGATCGGCGGCTTCGTCCTAAGCGGAGTTCTGACGGACTACATCAGCGTCCGCCAGATCTTCGCTCTCTGCGCCGTTGTCGTGCTTCTGTTAGCAGCCGCAGGCAAGCTGTGGATGGAGCCGAAGCCAACCGAAGCAGTGGCATAAGTCCTCTATCGATGGAAGATTGTTAAATCCTTGCTCGTACAATTTGCGTGATGCGAATAAAGAGTTTTTGGCAAGGAGAAGAGTTCATCGTCAGGATCTCGGGCGATCGACAACCCTTTACGGTCTATCGCATTTTGGGTTCCCTCATATTCGCCACATTGGCCGACTTATTGATTCGTCACAGCGGTCTACGAGCAGGGGCGATTGCGGCGGGCGGAACTTACGCTGTTTACAACGTTTGCGATGTCCAATTCGGAGCGAGCGAGATGCATGTAGCCAAAGACACAATAACCTTCAAGAGAACTCTTGCCGGGCTAAACAGATCTCGCACCTTCCCGTGCTCCGAAGTGGAAAAGCTAGGCTATCTAAAAGGAAGTGACAAGGAGTATCCAGCGATCGGCATAATGATTCGAAGCCTCATCATGCCGGTCCATTTCGCTAAGGGAATCTCCTACGAAGAAGCCAAGGAGCTATTCGCGACAATAGGAGCAAGCAACAGTTGGCTCAAGACAAAGACGCTGGATATCGATCACCCACTCTTTTAATCCATCCATCTGTACTACTATTCTGCCGAGACCAAACTATGCCTTTCCTCCGTCGCGAAGTCTTCGCTGCTGCCCTGCTCCTTGCCTCCACCGCCGTCTTCGCCGCCATTCCCGCTCAGGTCAAGACCGACAAGGGAACCGTAGAGGGCGAAGCCACCACGGACGGAAAGGTCATGGCCTATAAAGGAATCCCCTACGCTGCGCCGCCTACCGGCAAGCTGCGCTGGGCTCCGCCCGCTCCCGCTGAGCCATGGACCAGCGTCCGGTCGGCGCACGACTTCGGCTACCACTGCGTGCAGGCCTCCATCTTCCGCGACATGATGTTCCACGACCCCGG is a window of Edaphobacter sp. 12200R-103 DNA encoding:
- a CDS encoding DUF1080 domain-containing protein translates to MRIEKWKLLPSFAALTFAATLSAQQVGVPPENATMKHQDTEVYSPVPPVVTPGKTDADPPSDAVVLFDGKDEDQWVSAQDHTPAKWVVHDGILTVSKEKGVGNIETKRKFKDYQLHVEWRIPADITGSDQARGNSGVFLASTGPGDAGYELQVLDNYNNKTYTNGQVGSIYKQAIPLANPARKPGEWQTYDIVWTAPRFKEDGSVETPAYVTVFMNGVLVQNHFQLKGQTLYVGKPYYKKYDEAPIKLQAHGDKSEPISFRNIWARDIKPLQ
- a CDS encoding MFS transporter, with the translated sequence MWSAIVGNLIVGFSVAGIIVPSQTLFQQATPPELMGRVGSTFMSIIFAAQIGGFVLSGVLTDYISVRQIFALCAVVVLLLAAAGKLWMEPKPTEAVA
- a CDS encoding Gfo/Idh/MocA family protein codes for the protein MSITPSRRSFLIASGLTALGATRALGANDKIRVGVIGAGGRMGQLLASADACGTPFEIVAVSDVYAPRRDQVKARANATTATTHMDFREVLDNNTIDAVFIATPDHWHVRIATAALGAGKDVYLEKPVTHTLEEGATLQKAVRSSKQVLQCGMQQRSWSHFRNAVNLIQGGTLGEVRQVRTYWWQNYGFSWVPKPIDVAQLDWHQWLGGAPDQPFSLEKYFRWRWFWNFGGGAMTDLFAHWIDVVHWAMKEDEPSMAFMLGDKYTYKTWDCPDTIQAAFRYPGFDVVYEGMMASSIDDGGLEFRGTEATLKINRSGMSVYHEGLKGDRNPVLKEQSFEDGTIDHMRNFFECMGSRKDPNAPVEAGIACARAGHIGNLAFHHGGKTNWPVGNRKGESTS
- a CDS encoding VOC family protein, whose translation is MTLAKNTKSAVIPGMRYRDCPAAIEWLCKALGFEKHAVHMEEDLVMHAQLNFGNGMIMLGSAQKKQNDYARWTAMPDEVGGRETRSVYLVVDDCDAAYAQAKAAGAEMVFDLEEKPYGGKGFTCRDPEGYLWHVGSYDPWG